The Fragaria vesca subsp. vesca linkage group LG2, FraVesHawaii_1.0, whole genome shotgun sequence genome includes a window with the following:
- the LOC101294042 gene encoding linoleate 9S-lipoxygenase 6-like, whose protein sequence is MQHQQHHQGRSSLRDCLSTSNPQSRQTIIKGEIIIVQSDKKSGSGRSASVWIYSCTEVDPKTGKGKLSEQAYHLKCGKTKTICGERTRTYTVKFHVEPNFGTPGALVIRNPKNNRFFLKYAALQIQNNQIIQFDCYSWIYSFKMTKNFDRIFFSNTKYLPSQTPQALIKLRKEELSSLRGNGSGERKEWERIYDYDYYNDLGDPDKGAEHKRPVLGGSALLPYPRRGRTGRPPSNAGINKYTYDYRPCTTNLDIYVPLDERVSPKKKSEFISNSIQGALHFLILEGKGSKHLESFDEIDAMFSANESLVIEGSLKEKLKAMVPDEFYKTHAIKKTLKFPLPQIIAEIEFAWKDDEEFGRQMLAGVNPARIQSLEVFPPQSKHGAVSSIKTSHIEHNLDGMTVAQAMNNWRILILDHHDYLMPFLSRINTNDVCIYASRTLLFLKSDSTLRPLAIELSLPGSGGDEINQVLVPASQGEAAALWHYAKALVSVNDSVYHQLVSHWLHTHAVVEPFIIASRRQLSVMHPIHWLLDPHFKDTMHANALARSKLINSGGIFEKILFSAEISMQLSAELYKEWRFDEQALPADLLKRGMAFEVPDPENPTGIQLLFQDYPYGADGLEIWTAIQAWVTDFCMLFYTDDASVRSDEELQAWWSEIRNVGHGDKRNETWWYQMTSRKDLIQGLTTLIWIASALHASVNFGQYAFNGYPLNRTTLCRRFIPLEGTIEYAEFLRDPDKYYLNMLPERAEMILGISLAEVLSQHTSDEVYLGQRISSQSIKNEEVGQKFEKFNRELQNIEKRIEDKNADANLKNRQGCAKMAYMLQYPGTSNVESKGGIMRKGIPNSISI, encoded by the exons ATGCAACACCAGCAGCACCACCAAGGTCGATCTAGCCTGCGAGATTGCTTGAGTACTTCTAACCCACAAAGCAGACAAACCATCATCAAAGGAGAAATCATCATTGTCCAAAGTGATAAGAAATCAGGTTCAGGGAGATCAGCTTCTGTTTGGATATACAGCTGCACAGAAGTCGATCCAA AAACCGGCAAAGGAAAGTTGAGTGAGCAGGCATACCACCTCAAATGTGGAAAAACCAAAACAATTTGTGGTGAGAGAACTAGAACATATACTGTCAAGTTCCATGTTGAGCCAAACTTCGGGACTCCAGGAGCTTTGGTCATAAGAAACCCAAAGAACAACAGATTCTTCCTCAAATATGCAGCTCTCCAAATTCAGAACAATCAGATTATCCAATTCGACTGTTACTCCTGGATATACTCGTTCAAAATGACCAAGAATTTCGATCGGATTTTCTTCTCAAACACC AAGTATCTCCCAAGCCAAACACCCCAAGCTTTAATAAAACTAAGGAAGGAAGAACTTAGTAGCTTGAGAGGAAATGGAAGTGGGGAGAGGAAAGAATGGGAACGAATTTACGACTATGACTACTACAATGATCTTGGTGATCCTGATAAAGGTGCAGAACACAAGAGACCTGTCTTGGGTGGGTCTGCATTACTTCCTTATCCTCGCAGAGGAAGAACTGGTCGCCCTCCAAGCAATGCAGGTATAAACAAGTACACCTATGACTA CCGGCCATGTACCACTAACCTGGATATATATGTTCCCCTGGATGAGAGGGTCAGCCCCAAGAAAAAATCTGAGTTCATATCCAATTCAATCCAGGGAGCTCTGCATTTCCTGATCCTTGAGGGAAAGGGTTCCAAGCATCTTGAGTCATTTGATGAGATAGACGCCATGTTTTCTGCAAACGAGAGCCTAGTGATTGAGGGGTCGCTCAAAGAGAAACTGAAAGCTATGGTACCAGACGAGTTTTATAAAACACATGCAATCAAGAAAACCTTGAAATTTCCACTTCCTCAAATAATAGCAG AAATTGAATTTGCATGGAAGGACGACGAAGAGTTTGGGCGCCAAATGCTTGCAGGAGTAAATCCAGCACGAATACAATCTTTGGAG GTATTTCCACCGCAGAGCAAACATGGAGCGGTGAGCTCAATAAAGACGTCACACATAGAGCACAACCTTGATGGCATGACTGTTGCCCAG GCAATGAACAACTGGAGGATACTCATCTTGGATCACCATGACTATCTCATGCCCTTCTTGAGCAGAATCAACACAAACGATGTTTGTATTTATGCATCCCGCACATTACTATTTCTGAAGAGTGATTCCACGCTAAGGCCACTGGCAATTGAACTTAGTTTACCAGGCTCAGGAGGTGATGAGATCAATCAGGTACTTGTTCCAGCTAGTCAAGGTGAAGCAGCAGCACTGTGGCACTATGCTAAGGCTCTTGTTTCAGTTAATGACTCTGTATATCATCAACTGGTCAGTCATTG GTTGCATACACATGCAGTGGTCGAGCCGTTCATCATCGCTAGTCGAAGACAGTTGAGTGTGATGCATCCAATCCATTGGCTATTAGATCCTCATTTCAAAGACACCATGCACGCGAATGCACTGGCTCGGAGCAAACTCATCAACTCTGGAGGAATCTTTGAGAAGATATTGTTTTCGGCTGAAATCTCCATGCAGCTGTCTGCTGAGTTATACAAAGAGTGGAGATTTGATGAGCAAGCCCTTCCTGCTGATCTACTTAAAAG AGGTATGGCCTTTGAAGTTCCAGATCCAGAAAACCCCACTGGGATTCAGCTTCTGTTCCAGGACTATCCATATGGCGCGGATGGACTTGAGATATGGACAGCCATCCAGGCATGGGTCACAGATTTTTGCATGCTATTCTATACTGATGATGCTTCTGTAAGATCTGATGAAGAACTCCAAGCATGGTGGTCAGAAATTCGAAATGTGGGCCATGGTGATAAGCGCAATGAGACATGGTGGTATCAAATGACATCAAGGAAGGATCTAATCCAAGGTTTGACAACTCTGATATGGATTGCATCGGCCCTTCATGCTTCAGTGAACTTTGGGCAATATGCGTTTAATGGTTATCCTCTAAATCGCACCACACTATGCCGAAGGTTCATTCCCCTGGAAGGAACGATTGAGTATGCTGAGTTCTTAAGGGATCCAGACAAATACTATCTCAACATGTTGCCTGAAAGAGCTGAGATGATCTTGGGTATATCACTAGCAGAGGTACTCTCACAACACACATCTGATGAAGTGTATTTGGGCCAGAGGATATCATCACAATCAATAAAGAATGAAGAGGTTGGCCAGAAGTTTGAAAAGTTCAACAGAGAACTTCAAAATATAGAGAA